CCCCAGGAAGGGTCACCCTGGGTGGGCTGTGTTAACCTGTTGCCTCAGCCTGTGGGTCCTGATCCCTGGGGTGTCTGCTCGTCAAGGATATGAAACAGCAAATTCACAATGAGGAAACAGTCAGTGTTACTGTTtgtttatatgcatgtgtgGGAGCTGAGGTTTCTTGACTGGGCTAAAGTGTGCTTGTATCCATTGTATTGTAGTATACTGTAAGTCTGTGTGCTTGCATGCTTGAATGTGAGTCTATGGACGCATTTGTGGAGGGATGAAGAAAAATTCCTCTGGCATTTATTTATGAGCAAATAGAATTAGGCTTGAGGAGTTAGATTGGGAAATACTTCTTACATAACTGTCATTTATTTCTCAGTAATGATGTCTATGAACAGTCTTTCTATTTACAATCTATTGTATGTCTTAATTTGTTTCTTACTATAAAGCCTCACTTTTAATTATGACCAGCATAGTAAGCGAATGTTGATTAACACCAAccgttttctctctccctctttatgTCTTTCAGAGTTTTAGGCCTGACGTCACCATGCTTCCTTacttcctgctcttcttcctctcatctggTCTGGTGTTATCCTCTGACTGCCCGGCAGACTGTTCCTGCCAGGGCCAGGGCTCGATATTCTGCATTCATCGACACTCCAGCACTGTGCCCCGTgtccccaccaccacccaaaATCTCTACATCTTCCAGAATGGCATTGACACTTTGTCCCAAGATGACTTCAAAGGCCTGGGGGAGTTGGAGATGCTAGATCTGAGCCAGAATGAGCTGACAGAGATTCCAGATAGTGTGTTTGAGATGCTCTCAAAGCTGAGGAACTTAGACCTGTCCTctaactacatttcccacatttCCAAAGACAGTTTTTCTGGGTTGGTCCAGCTGGAAAGGCTGTATCTCCATGCAAACCGCATTCAGAGCATCCATTTGGAAGCATTTGAAGGTTTAGAGATGCTACTGGAACTCAAGCTGCAAGGGAATCAGCTCACCTCTCTGCCATCCCTTCATTTCCCCAGGCTTCTGCTTCTAGACCTCAGCTACAACAACATCCTAACTGTGGGACCCTCAGACCTCCAGACACCCCACTTGGAGGCTCTTAAGGTTGCCTCTCTGGGGCTTACCTCTGTGGATGAGCATCTCATAGCCTCCTTGGGGAACCTCCATGAGCTTGACCTCTCCACAAACCAGTTAACTGAGGTGCCTCAGGCCCTAAAGCAGGACTCCCTCAAGGGACTGATCAAGCTCAGCCTGGCTACCAACCCATTGGGTGAGCTCAGGGTGGAGGACTTCCAGAAACTGACTGGACTTCAAGAACTGGATCTCAGTGGACTTAATCTCCAGGGATTTCCCCAGAGTTTCTTCCAGGCCTTCCCTAGATTGATACACCTGACAGCAGCTGAGAACCCATTTAACTGCTTGTGTCCATTAGCCTGGTTCCCTGTCTGGCTAATAGATAAGGAAGTGAATCTTGGGAGACCTGAGGAAACCAGATGTCACTTCCCTCTAGTTAATGCTGGGAAGATGCTTTCAGCGCTGGAGCACAAAGATTTTGGGTGTCCACCTACCACAACAGTGCTGATTGGCTCCCCCATTGCAAGTACTCCAGTTCCCCAAATGCCCACCACATCTCCAGAGACCACCCATACCAATgctattcctcctcctcctccacccagtGAGGAAACCGTCTCCTCAAAAACGGACAGCTACCCCCTTCCACCAGAACCTCCAGTCTCCCCTAGCTCCACCAGCGGAGAGTACGAGCCGCACTTCTGTCCATCAAACATCTGTCTCAATGGGGGCACTTGTAATTTTGACCCAATGGGGCAACTCAGCTGCCTGTGTCCCTCAGGAACCTCTGGCCTCTACTGTGAAAATGTGGATGAGGTTCCTGAGCCACCAAAACCTTCTCCAACAGAAGTTTCAATAGTTACCCCTGAGATGCCCGCTGAACTTGATGCCATCAGCTCACGGCAGGTGACCTCCACATCTATCCTTCTTGACCTGCACCGTTTCATCGAGGCACGGCCACACATCCGTGGCATCAGGCTGACCTACCGTAACCTCTCAGGACCTGACCGACGCCCCATTATCCTGAGGGTACCGGCATCCTACCCAGAGTACACTTTGCGTGGTTTGAGACCCAACTGTACCTACTCAGTCTGTGCCAGTCCCTTGGGTGAGAGAATCAACTCTAGGACCAACAGCTCTGTAGAATCAGGGTCGTGTACAGAGGCTCGCACTGAAGGAGTTCCACTAACATCCTTAGAGCACAGGGTGGAGACACAGAGCCCGTTGACATACACTCTCATTCTCGCCCTGGCTGCCCTGGCACTGGTGCTGGGGTTGGCCGTGGTGGCTGGGACAATCATCTGTGTGCGGAAGAGGAGGCAGGCCAAGGCAGGAatggagctggagctgggcCCGGCTGATCCTGATCCCATGGAACTAGAGGGGATAAAGGCCTGCCTGGAGAATGGGGGGAATGGTACACTACCCCACAAACAGCCTGAGATTGACCGCTGTCACACTCCTCAACCGCCTCCATCCTTACAACAAAATGGGGGTTTGGACTATGAGGTACCCTTGATGCAAGGACACTGCCCATCAAATAACAATATAGCATCCCTAAAGCCATCGTATTTCTAAGATgcaagaaaatacaaacacttgGAAAGATTTTGGAGAGAGTTGACTTTCCCATCCCGACTTGTGAGGTCCTGCTATGGCCCACTTAGtgtttaaaaatctaaatttcatTCCAATTTCAGATATCCATCATGGATGGAAAAGTGACACTTACTGTCCTTTGTTGTCCAAATGATAACACTACAGATTGCATCATCTATTTTAGAGATACTGAATGATGAATTTAAGATTACAGCATATTGGAAATGTGCTAAACCACTGTGGGACAATGTTCAGGATGTGGTTTAAAGCCATCTAGCAGAGTTTGATGATGGTGAAACCTGACCAAGTGATTACACTAAGTGCAATCGACTAGAGGGGTCTGAATGAAAACGGAAGTGCCTATTTGCATTGACACAACTGTAACTGATGgctcattttttttaacaattcttTGTTATATAAAAGAAACTGTGTGAATGAGCTGTAATCCTGTTGCTGGATTTGGGAGATACAGTATGGAAAAAAGTGCCTCAGCGTTTGGGCTACAGAACTGGAGGAAGTGACATTGGTTCAAGTGAAAACAGTGATGCCTGGACCAAACGTCCTGGTACAAAATGGGTTTTCGACCAACTCCGACTGCTCCGTGGGGATTATAAAAAGAACTTGCACTCTGTTCCAGTCACGAACTGCCGCAAAACTGATGGTCGCACAAGGAAATGCAATAACACAAGAactttgttttcacaaaaaATACTTTGCAAAGCTAGTAATAGGTTGATGATCATAAAAGCTGTCGAAACTTCATATTTTGCTGTTGACGTAACCTAATCTGAAACAAAACTTCAAGTTTCTTCACATGCAGATTTGGGTTCTTCAGCGTCAGCAGATCTACCATGATTCTCTCCACACATCCCAAAGCTTTTGGCTCCGTTGGAGATACATTTGCTGTGAAAGATAAATGGACTGGATAAAGAGCCATTGAGAGTGGACTTTGCCTGCATTGTTCTGTGCCGTGATGGGAAGGCTGTTTTGTCTGGCTTATATCATGatattctgtttttgtatttttattgtgttttttgctgttgATTTCCATTCAGTATTGCTATTTTTGTGAGTTGAAACATTATTCATTGTTCTCCTTTGAAAACGCCTGCTTAAGTCATCATGTATTCTATAATTCTCCATTTTACATGTAGCTAAAACTTTCCAGTGCTACTTGCAGTGAGTAGTAAATACTAGCTTAGTTTCTTGAGACCAGCACTAAAAGCAACTAACAGTAATCAAATATCTACTGAAACCTTTTAATttaaagattaaattaaaagtCTGTCACATCATGTGCTGAATGCGTTTGTATGAGGTTCGCCAAAATATGCCTGAGGAACTCACCAAGTGACTGTaactgtgtgttacagttaaAAGTGTCAGACACTTTATTCTCTGTGCCAGGTCTGCCAATGGTACATTAGGACAAGCCACAGGCCGCTAAAGCTCCCAAAACTGTGTTCAAGGCCTTTTGCCACAGAGCCCACTGCTATAAAGCAGCACACGCGTGCCGAGAAAAGAAAGCAAGTTCAAAGAGCTTGAAGGCAATTTGCTGTGAGTGTCGGTAAAATGTAGGCAGTAGTTTCCTCTTGGTGCAGCTGACTGTATCGTTTCTGAGATATGGTCTAGACAGTGTCCCCCTGTAGCTTTTTGTTCACTCACTTCCTCTCGCTGGCTCTCTGGGCCTCCACTTTAACCATCCAGTGTGTTTTGGTCAACAAGGATTATTGGCTCGTGTGTTTGGAGACTGTTTTGCTTGTTTACGGCCAACCAGACTGTGAAATGTTCAGGCTAAATGCACCATTCTCTTTTTCCCGTCTGGTTCtggaaagcctttttttttttttttttctttttttctttttacagtttttatatAATTTCCTTTCATGAGAAAGAATCTTAAAGTATAATAGGTTTACAGAGACGTGCCTTAGCAACATTTGTGCAGCGCCTTATTGACATCTTATAGTGTCATATTACATGCTGAtatgcattttgtatttcaagAACAAAAGGGCCTTTATTTTGCCTCACAAGACAttgcattatattacattacaaactaaaaatgaagaaacatgaaatgtaatgtaatcaatTTAgtcaggtttaaaaaaacaaaacaaaaaaaaagatcctttCCTTTCTTGGTTATCAAACAGCCGAAAGCTTGGATGACTGGATGTTACCAGTTAGtttgttcaggtgtgtgtgtgtgtgtgtgtgtgtgtgtgtgtgtgtgtgtgtgtgtgtgtgtgcgcctgttttttttgcttccacTTCTACACTACATTGTCTGCTTTATAATTGAGTCCATGCACTACACTCCAGCACTGTCCAAAATAAACTTACCATTCTTTGGCTTCACTACTTTCTTCATTCTGTCAATATTCCagtataaacacagacacagatgctCGTATATCTGCTTCTGCTCTCCCTCAATATATCAACTGGAAGACTCTCTGTATTGCTTTGGACAGTGAGAGGGgcaggaaatgttttaaatattttcaacatGCTTGTTACAGAACCGTCCCTGTTTATTTAGGGAAACTTGTCTTATTCTTCTCTTATTGTTTCATGTTTGTCAATTATGTCAGTTACGTTTTTTGTGTACGTGTTTGCCAGAAAATGCTGAGAAAAAGAACAGTATTAAAAAGACTTAATGTTGAAATGCCTgtgcttttgtgtcttttcaagAATGGTGCTGGCCTCAAGATTCAAGTCACTTTTATATGGTtttataatgtacattttcatgtgCTCAATAGGGAGgccttttttcctttctccttgCGGCTTTGAGGAATTTTGGCCCATTTGAGGCTATATGTCAGTTCAGAGTGTACAGGGGTGTTGCCATAGAGCAAATTCAAACACGAAAACTGAGAAAGGATTTCCAGTAACAACAGAAGCTGATTACACATGGCCGGTATCTGTCAATACCTCATTACACACACGTTCCCACTAACTTCGACCACAACATAATTACTCTGTGACGTTATGTTGGTTTGTGGATGGAggtcattttctgtattttccgCTAATAGCCAAGAACAAtggaaaatatgacaaaataacacacagtttCCAAATAACTGACGTTACATggctctgctgctttttgctATTGACTGTTTTCTTGTTGACTCAGCATTTTTGCGTCTCACCCATCGTAAATTGcaaggaaaacaacacaacatgcaaTAGGATGAAAGTCCAAACTTACAGTGGGGAATACAAAATGCAACTTGGAATTTCTCTTCTGAGCAAGTGAATGTTTGGGTTATGAATTCAGATATGAACAAATGGACAGTCCTGGTTCAGTGTTGTGCCTCTGATCTGTATCCATGGCAGAAACAATAGTGGCTTCACTGTTCAGGTATGTCCGCTCTGACATAAAAATGAGTTGCAGTCCAGACTGAGCATGCCATgaagtttttaaagaaaacgTATTTGATAGACAGACCTGCCTTGGAAGAATAATTAATTTAATGGgcattttgatttgtcagtGCACGGAAGGCACAGGTGTAACAAATGACATTAATTATggttaaatgtaatttaagtgTCTGATTAAGCCACGACAGTGATGCCAAGGCCCTGGAACGACACGCCTGAACGGCATGCAGCCATTATGTTATTAATCACACCTGTGCTTCTTCTGCTATGTCAAAGTTTCTGACAAATCTCAGTGGGAGGAAACTTTCCTACTTCGTACAATCACTCCCTGTGACCTCATTTGCAAATGTCCATGTTTTGAGAATGTGGTACGTTCACATTGGATGAACTTTACCTGTGTATAGTTAAACAgcttgatttttgagtgtgaTATTGATTGACACTATTGTCTCACAATGCAAACGCACAAtggaaatgaagggaaaatCATTTTTCTAATTGAAAATCATTGTTTGAGCAGTTACAGTTTGAATGCATCTTGTGTCACGTGTTTCAAATTGTAGTGTGAGTATATTTTGTATACCAACTGCCAAGATATTAGCTGTCAACGTTAATATAGAGATTGAAGGCTATATGATATTTCGTCAATAAGATAGATACAGAATAAATGCATCCAGAGGGAGTGAATTAAACACAACTCTATACTGAGTTACTACCAGTTGAATATGCccagaaaaacaggaaaaagtcaATACAGAAACACCTAATTATATATTCATGGAACAGATTATACCCTTTCCGTTGCTAATGAAAAAGAGATTCATATGAAGGCGATTCTTTTAAAGAGCTGCAGGATTGacagcagccactgtggttCAGAGGGCGAGTTTTTTAGATTATCATTGTGAATTCCACAGAAAATTACAAGGGggtaaacatttttgtttggttgttttgtgtgtttgctaaaACAAGAACCACTTTTGAAGGGTGTGGCCTCGGGTGGCATACTAAAACTGTGGCAGCAAGGAAAGAGGTCTTTTTTTAGGATTCACCAACAGTGGGTAGTACACACAAAAGTCAACATAAACctaataaaatgtacaaaatagtACAAAGTGATAT
The sequence above is a segment of the Enoplosus armatus isolate fEnoArm2 chromosome 2, fEnoArm2.hap1, whole genome shotgun sequence genome. Coding sequences within it:
- the LOC139301755 gene encoding vasorin-like — its product is MLPYFLLFFLSSGLVLSSDCPADCSCQGQGSIFCIHRHSSTVPRVPTTTQNLYIFQNGIDTLSQDDFKGLGELEMLDLSQNELTEIPDSVFEMLSKLRNLDLSSNYISHISKDSFSGLVQLERLYLHANRIQSIHLEAFEGLEMLLELKLQGNQLTSLPSLHFPRLLLLDLSYNNILTVGPSDLQTPHLEALKVASLGLTSVDEHLIASLGNLHELDLSTNQLTEVPQALKQDSLKGLIKLSLATNPLGELRVEDFQKLTGLQELDLSGLNLQGFPQSFFQAFPRLIHLTAAENPFNCLCPLAWFPVWLIDKEVNLGRPEETRCHFPLVNAGKMLSALEHKDFGCPPTTTVLIGSPIASTPVPQMPTTSPETTHTNAIPPPPPPSEETVSSKTDSYPLPPEPPVSPSSTSGEYEPHFCPSNICLNGGTCNFDPMGQLSCLCPSGTSGLYCENVDEVPEPPKPSPTEVSIVTPEMPAELDAISSRQVTSTSILLDLHRFIEARPHIRGIRLTYRNLSGPDRRPIILRVPASYPEYTLRGLRPNCTYSVCASPLGERINSRTNSSVESGSCTEARTEGVPLTSLEHRVETQSPLTYTLILALAALALVLGLAVVAGTIICVRKRRQAKAGMELELGPADPDPMELEGIKACLENGGNGTLPHKQPEIDRCHTPQPPPSLQQNGGLDYEVPLMQGHCPSNNNIASLKPSYF